In Erigeron canadensis isolate Cc75 chromosome 7, C_canadensis_v1, whole genome shotgun sequence, one DNA window encodes the following:
- the LOC122609563 gene encoding wall-associated receptor kinase-like 2 encodes MGIVFLVTSSYGLYRLIKKTKDKIRRKKFFKRNGGLLLKQQEEAQPSLVEKTILFTSRELDKATDNFNEDRILGRGGQGTVYKGMLVDGRIVAVKKSKIVDESQLEQFINEVVILSQVNHRNVVKLLGCCLETDVPMLVSEFIPNGTLYEHLHNETMEFPVSLNMRLQIATEIAGALAYLHSATSVPIYHRDIKTTNILLDDKYRAKVSDFGTSRFVSIDQTHLTTLVKGTFGYLDPEYFQSSQFTEKSDVYSFGVVLLELLTGERPISLTRFGEHRSLTTYFMLAMKEGRVMSTFDATVIREGTRDELLSAANLAMRCLNLNGKSRPTMKEVAMDLETIRTSHIPSTIQTNNIPAVICGEELSMQSFGVSTSTFLSFDDSISQ; translated from the coding sequence ATGGGTATAGTTTTTCTTGTTACATCGAGCTATGGATTGTATagacttataaaaaaaacaaaagacaaaataCGAAGAAAGAAGTTTTTCAAACGCAATGGTGGTCTCCTTTTAAAACAACAAGAAGAGGCTCAACCGTCTTTAGTAGAAAAAACTATACTTTTCACATCACGTGAATTAGACAAGGCTACTGACAACTTCAATGAGGATAGAATTCTAGGTCGAGGAGGCCAAGGTACTGTTTACAAGGGTATGTTAGTGGATGGAAGGATTGTGGCggtgaagaaatcaaaaatagttGATGAAAGCCAGTTAGAGCAGTTTATCAACGAGGTCGTCATTCTTTCACAAGTCAATCATAGGAATGTGGTTAAGCTATTGGGATGTTGCTTAGAGACAGACGTTCCTATGCTAGTTTCTGAATTCATTCCAAATGGTACTTTGTATGAACATCTTCATAATGAGACAATGGAGTTTCCAGTTTCTTTAAACATGAGATTACAAATAGCTACCGAGATTGCGGGGGCACTTGCATACTTGCATTCAGCAACTTCCGTTCCAATATATCATAGAGACATCAAAACTACTAACATACTTTTGGATGATAAATATAGGGCTAAAGTTTCAGATTTTGGAACTTCAAGGTTCGTATCAATAGATCAAACTCATTTGACTACCTTAGTCAAAGGTACATTCGGCTACTTGGATCCTGAATATTTCCAGTCTAGCCAATTTACCGAGAAAAGTGACGTTTACAGCTTTGGAGTCGTTTTGCTTGAACTTTTAACTGGAGAAAGGCCGATCTCGCTTACTAGATTCGGAGAACACAGAAGTCTCACTACGTACTTTATGTTAGCTATGAAAGAGGGGCGTGTTATGTCTACTTTTGATGCAACGGTGATTAGAGAGGGTACTAGAGATGAGCTTCTTTCGGCAGCTAACCTTGCAATGCGATGCTTGAATCTGAATGGAAAAAGTAGACCAACAATGAAAGAAGTAGCCATGGATCTCGAAACCATACGAACATCGCATATACCATCTACGATTCAAACCAATAACATACCGGCCGTCATATGTGGGGAGGAATTATCAATGCAATCATTTGGTGTATCAACATCAACATTCTTGAGTTTCGATGATAGTATTAGTCAATGA
- the LOC122609372 gene encoding wall-associated receptor kinase-like 8: MMSLSKAYDLLLDILCLVLISSIVVTSSASPHIAKQDCSDRCGNVSIPFPFGIGLNCAFNVWYAINCLNSSKPYLAAPTLNRLEVLNINLLNTTVTVNSPTSVSDCQYPRPPGLNITSSSVDLDRSPFRFSESRNKLVLEGCGNTVFWENGNPLSGCSTVCRNYDNSTSSAVKIRRKEKNNNCLGITCCETRIPDHYYYSASRSSWMKTDGLKSYMVELQTDDDRSAGSSSCGSAFFVDEDLYVQGRFSNGGLVPVTLDWDLTDLDFLQITCCDPGGDSRYSSTSSTGVRMANGTFVLLQTCLQLPEYEGNVYLRDGCAGMYLCIVLRVQYS; encoded by the coding sequence ATGATGAGCTTATCTAAAGCTTACGATTTGCTGCTCGACATTCTTTGCCTAGTATTAATATCATCAATAGTAGTAACATCAAGTGCAAGTCCGCATATCGCCAAACAAGATTGCAGTGATAGATGTGGAAATGTGAGCATCCCGTTCCCATTTGGAATCGGTTTAAATTGTGCTTTCAACGTGTGGTACGCTATTAATTGCTTAAACTCGTCGAAACCATATCTAGCAGCTCCCACACTCAACCGCCTTGAAGTCCTGAACATTAATTTGCTAAATACGACAGTCACTGTTAATTCGCCAACATCAGTCTCTGATTGCCAGTACCCACGACCGCCAGGTCTGAATATTACTAGTAGTAGTGTCGATCTTGATAGGAGCCCTTTCCGGTTTTCCGAATCACGGAATAAACTAGTGCTTGAGGGCTGTGGCAATACCGTCTTTTGGGAAAATGGGAATCCGCTCAGTGGGTGTTCCACCGTTTGCCGTAATTATGATAATAGTACATCATCAGCAGttaaaataagaagaaaagagaaaaataataacTGCCTTGGTATCACTTGTTGCGAAACAAGAATTCCTgaccattattattattcagcATCACGTTCTTCGTGGATGAAAACAGATGGCCTAAAGTCATATATGGTGGAGCTGCAAACAGATGATGATAGATCAGCAGGTTCATCATCATGTGGGTCTGCATTCTTCGTGGATGAAGATTTGTATGTTCAAGGAAGGTTTTCAAACGGCGGGCTTGTTCCGGTAACACTTGATTGGGATCTTACAGACCTTGACTTCCTACAGATAACTTGTTGCGATCCCGGTGGGGACAGTCGTTATTCTTCCACATCTTCGACTGGTGTGCGAATGGCTAATGGTACTTTTGTGCTACTACAGACGTGTCTCCAGTTGCCGGAATATGAAGGAAACGTTTATTTAAGAGATGGATGCGCTggtatgtatttatgtatagTACTACGAGTACAatatagctag